atgcgttaTAATGTTGAGAcgtttgttctatgatattatatcttgaaactgtgtgtgctagtgagtcgatccaaggactatcactaaaagcacagagatcgaacccgtgtacggagGTGGTAGCTTCGTATGCTCGTTAAACTAGTTGAAAGCAAAAAGATCTCCAAGATATAACCTCGACTCAAGAGACAAGCATCAGTCTCTTGCACCGGAGCaccaacaaaaaataacaGCCTGAATGTCAGATTCAGTTGATATTATGGcaaacctaaaaaaaaattccttaaTGGAGGCCAATGACTTTTGCCATTAAGCTACTAAGATAACagaattaaaaatattaaaaatatatgaatCCCATCTAAGTGATCCATTAATAGTATACACACCGTTACCAACACACACAGAATTGCCCGCAAATTTTGAAACTCTCCGTAAAAATAatttaaattaaatatttttgtaTCAGATGGTATTACAGTAAAGAACATAACAATTATTCAAGAGAAACGAATTGCATTGATCTCCAGGATGAAAAGAGGAACAGGTATTTATAAAAAAAGTCTTAACTAACATATTGTCAGTCAAGCATTATAAATTCACTAACAACATGAGGTCTGCTCATTAAATTAGCTTGCGTCCAAAGGTGGAACCTCCACTGAAAAGAGCGTCAATAGTTGTTGCTTGCACGGGGACACCAACCAAATATAACAACCTCAATAGGATATTCATGTGATACTACAGTAAACCGAGCTTTTTCTTCACGGACGCCAAGATTACTCTTATTAAATGAAACATAACACCAAAGATATGTTACTCATCTAGATGATCCATTAATAGCTTATACATACCAACAGAAACAATCGATCGCCCGCAAATTTGGAAAGTACTCTCGACTAACGTAAACTAAGTATTGTTTTAACATATGGGGCATTGCCATAGCTCATTAATTACACTGAGAACAATGTTTCGAATATGTAATAACCATCCCATATGGACACAACCATTGTGAGGACCTAGGATTATGCAAACTTAATTAATGTTCCTCTTTCGGAGATTCAATTAACTGATGTACtcgttttctcttttttctttctcaattAATTGATTTATGAAGCGACACCAGGACAATATATAGGTCAGAAGGAGCACTTTTCCCTAGCTTGCTGTCATGTTGAGTTGAATAATTTAATTATGAACTCTATTTGTGACTGCAATGATATAAAAGTTGCGTGCATCGCATTGATGCAGAGTCAGGGTACGCTCTCCTTtcgggaaaaaagaagaagaagataaatgCTTCTTAGGCAACATGTTTACAACAGAAAGAGAAATGACACCTGAAAGTTTGACGGCTGGAGTAGATCAGCAAGCCCGGGAAGACCACGCAGTCACCAATCGGCTAAACAACAGCTGCAAGTGTTGCAAAAATGGAAAACAGATGAATCGCCGATTGCTAGATTGATCTAGAAAATACAATTAGATTGGTGATTGCTTTACCTCTGTGAGCACATCATCGCCGACGAAGGAGCACAAGTGCTCCGAGTGCTCTGTGAGCAAGAAGACGTTCCCCGCGGGTCTTCCTGCTGGTTCGACGGGCAAGGAATCGGcgacatcttcctcctctctctggtcgagctccgccgcctcgattccccttctccttgtcaatgggctccgccgcctccaccaggCCCTCTTCCCTGTTTGATTTCGTGCCCAAACCCTCTGGCCGCTCTCCCCCTCCGCCACCGCTTCTGCTTCACCACCGGCCACTAGATCCCCGGCCGGCATTGAACCCCTTGACGCCCGCAAGGATGAAGCAGTTGAGCAGTCTTCCGGCTTCGTTTTGGGGATAATGGACGATGTTGGAACTGAAACGTTCGAGGGGGCTATTTGCAAAACTAGAATGCCGGGCATCCTTCACCAGATTATCTAGCCAAAAACAAGAGGAAGCTAACTGAGCTAACTCATTTAGTGTATGCTCCCAGCTatcaaatgtatttttaatcATCTGCACACAAAATTGTCAAGTTAGACGCATTTAATACTCCATACATTTTCATGTACGACGACCAATCTGCACATACTCTCACAAGCTGATAGGGCAGCAAtgtatttttctctttttaaaaTTTCCTAGGAGTGCGCGTTAGTGTGCGTCAAAAAATTCCTTAATAGTGCATACACATATACTCTGGACCCGGGCAATCATCCTTCTTGCCCTGGCCCAGGGAAGCTATAGCGGTGTCTCTGGTGGTCACATCCTCAAGTGGAACGTGAGAAAATCGGTTGGACCACCTACATCTAGCGTCGACTGCAACATCGAAATGTTCACCAGGTCAAAGCCCTGCTCGGAAACTCTCACTGAGAGCCACTTTCTCGGGCTCTCGACCTCCAGTTCCACCACAAAAGTCAGAAACCTATACATTTGACAGGGCATCTTATGAGGTAGTACAACCCATAGACGAACGGTGTCTCACATACCCGTTGTAGTCATGCCTCACATACCCGAATGGTGTCTTACTCTCATGATCCGACACACTTCATAGCTGCGTGTACCGGTCCATGCAAGCTCCTAAGGTACTAAATCAAAGGGTCCGACGCTGGCAGGACTGAGCCATTGCTACAAAATGTAAGAACAGAAGATGCTAAACACATATAATAACTAATAATGAATTCAGGTGTCGATACAAGATATTCAGGGGCATAAAAGTACCGTTCATATTTGTTGTGCTTTCACTAATCAGCAACAGGAATATACAACGAGCTAGGGCTCAAAAGAGTGTCGTCACTCATGTGTCAACAGATGAAATGGAAACAATGATATACTACTGGTATTATTTCAGAACCATAACATACTAGTACGTAGAGTTCAGCTCACCATGACGACAAGGAACAATTTAATAGATTGCATGGTACATACGCTCGAAACATTACGGTGAGCGATAAACGGCGCTAAAAGCAGGAAGAAAGATCCAAGCAGAGCATTGTACAAGAAAGAACTCAGTGGTCGCAGTTCCTACACAGCCTCgtgggctagctagctagctagatcctAATATTCACACACAGGACGATTTCAGATTCAGCCTAAGCCATAGCTCGCACTTGGGGAGGCGAGGTTGGCACCGAAGGGGATCTCGACTCTTTCCTTCACTACACAGTGTGCCCTGCCATCTTCGAGCACCAGCACTTTCCCAGGAGGACATTGCAGAGTAGGAACCTGCTCTTTTGTCCTGGTTGCCTCTTTGCCGAAAAGACCTGCGATATCCAGATTTATGCCGCCCCTCCCTATCGTGGTCTTGTAACCAGCAGCCTTCATGATCGACACGGCGCCTACAACCATGACTGCTGTTTTAGCCATCCATCCGATGAAAGATCTGATTCCTCCCCGTGAACCGCGGCTCGACGTGCTTGCGCTTCTGTTTTCAAGCCCGTTCGTCCTTGTACCATCTTGAGTCGTGCCATTAGAGTAACCAAAAGCACTGGGCGAGTGCATGGACTTGGACATGTAGTTTGTCGGATACAGATCATCAAGCACAAACGAATTGGTCACATGGCTCGAGTAAGGTGGTAGGATGAGACCATCATCATTTTCAATTTTCTCACCAGCAAAAGCAGCAGCCTCATGGATCACCTCACAGTCCTCTCCCTTGTATTCTTTGAGCTTTTTTAGGAGGGATGTTCGACTGCGATCAATCTGGCCAAGGATGTTTTCTCGCTCATATCTTTGCTGGTGTTGGAGGTCCTGGCAGTGGAATTAAGGTGTTAAGGTACTTCACTTTTTCCAAAAGAGAAGCATGTGACAAAAGTATAAACTTGTGTAGGAAACAATTCAGTCCTATAAGTCTAGTGTGGCAGAAGAGGTGAACAAACCAAGAACAGAATCACATGGAGTAATATGCAACGAAGATATCAAGGCAAAACCCATATTCATGGTACTTCAGCAGCAATTGAGTAATAATATCAAGGCAAAACCCATATTCACAGTTACAAGCGTCAGCAGGAAAACTAGCTTAGTGTGGCAAGTGCCATCCAACCAAGTAACAAGTGAGCTAAAATAGTTTCTTCATAAGCAATTGAGTAATAATATCAGTGGCAACTATAAAATTGTAAAGTACCCTGGTTCCTGTTCTGCCTAAATTTGTTAATGCCACATACTATTATCTTACAGTAGAGATTTTGTGCAGCCAGAAAAGTCATGGGGGATTGAACCAGCAATACCATGAGCAAAATTCAGCAGAATTTCACAGTTCAGTTACTAGAAAGTAGAAATTTTCACGTCAACATTGATTGCATCTCTATGCCCCCTCTTTTGTAATGGCAATTCCATATCAAAAAATACCATCCTGTGCAACACACAGTAAAGTGCCCCCTCTTTTGTAATACACTGAAAACTGAAACTTCCCGTGTGCTGGGCAGAGCTACAAACTCTTTCTCCATGAAAACCACAGTCTAATGCCCGGTCGCTATTCTTCATTCATGTTCACAAAGAAATCTCTACCTATACTTATACGGTTTTACCTTCAACTATAAATAGTAAACCAGCATTGCTGATAGGACTGAGAAAAACCCTATCTTACAGTAACAGACTAACAGTAACACATTTTCACTCGTGGTCATGACcggtcagaactcagaagtgAGACGCAGCCATCATGGTCATTAGTATACCACTGTACAGGACAACTAAATAAGGATTGTACTGCATAAACCCCAAACTTACCATACCAGCGACCAATCTAGTACACAAAAGAAGAACCAGCTACTAAAAATTGTACGGCAGAAGGCTAGAAGAGCAAAACACAAAACCCCATCTTTACCGACCGAAGGAACAGAGGCAAGAACCGGACCTGCAGGGAGGCGAGCTGGAGCTCGAGCGACTCGAGCGCGTCGTTGATGCCGACCAGGCTCTCCACCTCCGCGTCCTCATCTCCCccctccacctcgccgccttcttcttcctcgtcctcaCCGGCGCCCAATAGCGGCAGCTGGGgtcggacggcggcggcggcggcgcaggcggagATCCTGGAGCGGAGGTCGGAGGCCCGCGCTAGGACGAGCCctatctcctcctccccttccatGGCCTTTCGGGGCACTActggcggcgtcggcgagcaGTGGCAGCTGTTGGCGGCGAGAGGCTTGTTCTTGTGCTCGTCGTGGCTGCGTAcgagagggggagggaggcgTATCCAGAGTCTTTTTGTCTCTTGTTTCTGTCGAACTACCAGAATGGGCTTGGGCCGGATAGTAAAGTAAGCTGGGCCTCTTGCAAAAGTAAGGATAGGCCTCGGCCGTATCATGCTCTGGCCCGTTCCATTACAGATACCGTCTGTAGTACATCTGGCGCAGTACAGATTCGCAACACATCGTCTCCACGCGCCCCCGACTGCTCCTGCCCGACTActctcctttcctctttgAATCatgcggctagggttttgacGCCGCCGGAAGGcctgcctcgccgccggtTCCTAGAGCCTCCGTTGTCGGGATCATCTGCTGCTGGTTCATGGAACTACCGCCGCCGTCttggccggcgccgctgccgcgtggGCTGTCGTCGTAGCTAGCTTGGTAGTTTAAGGCACTGGGTAGTACTGTGAGAACCACTTTTATGAAGGAGACGTCTTCAGAACCATTGTGATAAAGAAAACTGTGGTGAGCGGaaaattaaattcaaaaaacatCGTATTGTGCAAGCTCACTAATGATGCCAGTGGTTGAGATTCGTAGCGTGAATTATTGCGAGTACTACACGGcgtccaaacaaaaaaaagctgAGTTCACCACTCCTGAGAAATTTAGCAGCCGAACATAAACGGAAGGCGTAAAAGCACGGGAACACGCAAACCCCACACTGGTCACGGCTCGTGGACGCACCCAACTCCGCCGTGCCCATCAAGCCCATATGTAAAAAGCCCACCTGTGACTCCGCGCGGCCCAGCCTCCGTAATAACCTCGCAACGATAGCCTTATACCATCGATTTAATTCTGCCGTGTACCGCTCCAACTACGAATACGATAGCCTTATGGCGCGCGGATTTTTTCGATGAATCATGCCGGTGGAGTCCGCAATCACAGGTCGGCCGGATGCCGGTGGAGTCCAGAAATCTATGTCGATGAATTTCCTTGCGCTACGACACCTCCGGCCTGTAATAAATACCGGCCGCTAGCTTCCCACAAtcttcaacttttttttgagaaacaatCTTCGACACCACTGACCCTTCTCCCTCCACGCAAACCACCATGAAGATCGTCTCGATTCTTGTCCTTTTCTTCGTCACCTTCAATGGTACGTGCGGTCTGTTCCTGTCTCCTTAATTATTGCCCAGCTTATCTCGATAATTTTGCTCTCGCTAATTTCTGTATCGATCTAATATACCatatgtgtaaaacatgtacaGCTGCTCGTGTCGACTCTCGGCCAAATCCTGATGATCGTCTCCGCCACCTCTTCGTCTTCGGCGACTCGTTTGGTGACAACGGCAACACACGACAGCCGCTGGTGGATGTCGTCCTGGGCACGGACAAGGTCAACCAGGATACACGCCAATGGTTCTTTCCGTATGGCTCCTTCACCGATGGGCGCGAGCACCCCACCGGCCGCTTCTCCAATTACATGGTCCAATCTGATCTCGTTGGTACGTCTAGATCGAGCTACTTTCTATGTATTCCATCTAATCTAATAAGCTAATAATTGCTGCTGCCATACTTTAATCCTTGCAGCAAACATCATGGGGCTCGCCGTAGCACCTCCTGCGTACAAGCTCACGAAGAAGAACACATGGGACAAGTCCGGCATGACCTTCGCCGTCGGTGGAACCAACGTGTTCCAGGCGCCTACTAGCAACAAGGCGGTGCCCACCCTCCGCGACCAGGTCGACAGGCTCGAGTCCCTCATCGTGGATGGAACCATCTCAAGGAAACACGTCCAGCACTCCGTCGCCCTCATCGCCATCTCCGGCAACGACTACGTGTTGGTCGGCGACGCCGGTGGCATGAACATCGGCATCGGTGCTTTCGTCAAGAACGTGTCGACGGAGATTGTCAGCAACGTGCAGCGACTGCAGGAGATGGGGGTAGCCAAGGTTTTGGTGAACAACATTCCCCCCATCGGCTGCGCGCCGTCGCAGACCATGCCGAGCGGCTTCGCCAGATGCGACCGCGGAGGCAACAACTACGCGTCGGTCCAGAACAGAGACCTCAAGAGGCAGCTCAGAGCGATGGATGACGTGCACATCATTGACCTCCACACGGCCTTCACCAACATCGTTGAGGGTACTACACACTACTAGCTACTCCAGTTCTGTTGTATGCGCTTTATAGCTTTGAACTTTACATGATACTGatgcatatttttttaacGTATACATGTGTAGGTGAAAACACTGAGGTGTCGAGCTTCTTCGACGAGAGGTTGGCGCCATGCTGCAAGAGCACGGATCCAAGTGGGTACTGTGGGCAGATGGGTGACTCCGACTCGGACTTCCGTTACACGCTCTGCAAGAATGCCGACAAGTACTTCTACTGGGACGAGATGAACCCCACGCAGGCTGGATGGGAGATTGTCATGGAGCAGTTGGAAGACCCCATCAAGAAGTTCCTAGAGCTCAATTAGATCCATCATTAGCTAGATATATACACAAGTAGTCTTtataaaattttattttatttaggtTCTGGGCACCCGTTGGTGCCACATCTGTTTAATTAGTTCAGCAGGTTAGAGTTGATTTCTAGGCGAGTATTCTGGATTTGCATAAACGTTTTGGTCAACACATCCTGTTCGTTGGTCATGAGTCAACAAGGCTTATCTTGTCCTTATTTTGGTaatgttctgaaaattatatttGAACCGAATTGCATTTTAGGTTTCTTTCGGCTAGACACTGGTATCATGCATGAATCCAATCAAACGAGGATGGAAGATAAATCAACTGACGCGTTACAGCTTTTGTCCCATAGTTTTTTCTAGTAGATCATAAtttgtttcagattttatGAGGAACGTTAAGGAAAACTTTCAACAGCTGGATGACGCATCTGGCGCCACAGCTAGCTATCGGATGACAATGAGTATCGACCAAGCGGCAGCAGATTTGCATACGCTTCCATCTCTTGTCTTAGATGCGTGTATTCATTTGAGTAAATTGTGCAGAACCACCGTAATTCAGTGAAGTTGTTGCACATATCACTGATTTGATCGATTGCGGCCAATAAGCGCGTTTCTGACCGaccgggcccacatgtcaggttgaTCGTCAGGTGTCCAAGcctttctctcctctcccgCTGACTGCGGGCCCCACTattgtcctcctcctcctgttcGTCCCGCCGGTGCTCTTCATCCCGTCGCCGTCTCGTCCCCGCCCGACGCCCTGACCATGCCACCTGCAGCCCTGCGCGCCGCTACTGTGCCGGCGCGGCCCCTGCagccccgcgccgcgctgctgctccgccgcggccccTGCCGCCCAGcgtgccgctgctccgccgccccgcgctACCCCTTGCCGCCTAGCGCACCTCTGCTGCAGCCCCTGCGGCGCCCCTGCCACCCCGCGCGCCATCGCCCACACTGCCAGGGACGAGGCGGGCGGCTTCGCCggaagtggagaagaaggagggagggagagctGGGGGGAGAAGAGGGGGCGGACAGCGTTAACGTCAGTcagccgccgcgcgcgcgtgaCCCGTTCTGCGAGCCGTAGGGACTCCGGACTCGCGACAACGCCGACGTTCCTCCCGTTCTCATGGAGCCTGGCCTCCCTCTCGCGGATTAAGCCCGCGGCCACCAAGCCAAAGAAGAAGCAACTGGTGCCTGGGAGGCTGGGATGGCCacgttggggaagaagaagcaaccggcggcggtgcctgTGCTGATGTTTGCCGGCCACTTCTTGGAGCTTGCCTACTTGCTATGCGcctgtgctgctgcttgcttgctgtGCTGCTagggccgctgctgcttgctcCTGTGCTGCTGTTGCTTGCTCCTCTGACCGGAGAGGAGTTATTGATGGTGGTGGTCTCAAGAGTACAAGCCGGACAAACCTAACTTGACACAGCTAACGCCATCTCGATCCAGtcaacctgacatgtgggcctgCTCGGTCACAAACGTGTTTATACGTCGCAATCGACCGAATCAGTGCTATGCGCAACAACTTCACTCGGTCACAAACGTGTTTATACGTCACAATCGACCGAACCAGTGCTATGCGCAACAACTTCACTGAATTGCGGTGGTTTTGTGTGAAAATTAGTAAAAACGGTGATTTTCACAACAAGTTACTGAAATGTGGTGGTTCCGTGCAATTCACTTTGCATGCACTTTCATGGCAGCAGGGCAGGAGTAGTGCAAAGTGCAGAGATGATAATGGGATGCTCATCATGTtcgctctttttttttttctaaaaaaaactgcagtTCACCAGCAACTAGCATAAGATGTGCCAAGTGCAGAGAACCTTCTTTTCATATACTATACTACGGTAGTACTTGATGCTTTGGAGCATCCGCTTCTGTATGGATCTACTCAAAGTCTCGTAAGTTTGTCTGAGAACCAAATCTAAATCATGGTATTCCGGCTTTATTGAATCGCGAAACAAATAGTAATTGTACAGAAGATCCAtacacaaacacaaaacaaCGATCAACAAAGCTAAAAGCTTTATTGTACCCATTCGAAGCAAACTTTCTTTGATATACCCTTCAAATCTTGATGCTTCTCCGTGTATTCATGGACAAAATTGTAGAATACCACGTTTGTGCAAGTTGAACAGACCTCAAAGGTTTTGAAGAGTTGCATGTGTCGTCCACCTCAAACGATGAGAATCTAAAATCATTAAACGCATCATGGGCGAAAAATACCCCTTACAAGACGAGCAGTAAACTGATTCTCCGTCAATGAATCAACAAGTAAAAACACGAAAAGACGTGTCATCAGAACCACTGACTTCATAACTTAAATTGCGCCTACACCGGAACGAGAAAAGAACCACGACCAATCTTCTAAATAGAGACGTCTCCATCGTATCGAGAAGAACACTCAGACTcgaaaacggcggcggccaagacTTTCTCCGTTGGCACACAAAGCTGATAGAGATACGGTTCTGGTTAGGTGTCAcggttctttcttttttttgagcgaaggCTCACggttcgttttttttttaggggaatttTGCGCGACTCACGGTTCGTGGACACACCAAACTGCTCTGTGCCCATCAAGCCCATCTGTAAGAAGCCCACCTGCGACTCCGCGCGGCCCAGCCTCCATAATAACCTCGCAACGAGAGCTTCGCAGTTGGCATCGTGTCAGTCTCGA
This is a stretch of genomic DNA from Brachypodium distachyon strain Bd21 chromosome 1, Brachypodium_distachyon_v3.0, whole genome shotgun sequence. It encodes these proteins:
- the LOC100844400 gene encoding plastid division protein PDV2 — its product is MEGEEEIGLVLARASDLRSRISACAAAAAVRPQLPLLGAGEDEEEEGGEVEGGDEDAEVESLVGINDALESLELQLASLQDLQHQQRYERENILGQIDRSRTSLLKKLKEYKGEDCEVIHEAAAFAGEKIENDDGLILPPYSSHVTNSFVLDDLYPTNYMSKSMHSPSAFGYSNGTTQDGTRTNGLENRSASTSSRGSRGGIRSFIGWMAKTAVMVVGAVSIMKAAGYKTTIGRGGINLDIAGLFGKEATRTKEQVPTLQCPPGKVLVLEDGRAHCVVKERVEIPFGANLASPSASYGLG
- the LOC100843838 gene encoding GDSL esterase/lipase At5g03600 isoform X1, with product MKIVSILVLFFVTFNGTCAARVDSRPNPDDRLRHLFVFGDSFGDNGNTRQPLVDVVLGTDKVNQDTRQWFFPYGSFTDGREHPTGRFSNYMVQSDLVANIMGLAVAPPAYKLTKKNTWDKSGMTFAVGGTNVFQAPTSNKAVPTLRDQVDRLESLIVDGTISRKHVQHSVALIAISGNDYVLVGDAGGMNIGIGAFVKNVSTEIVSNVQRLQEMGVAKVLVNNIPPIGCAPSQTMPSGFARCDRGGNNYASVQNRDLKRQLRAMDDVHIIDLHTAFTNIVEGENTEVSSFFDERLAPCCKSTDPSGYCGQMGDSDSDFRYTLCKNADKYFYWDEMNPTQAGWEIVMEQLEDPIKKFLELN
- the LOC100843838 gene encoding GDSL esterase/lipase At5g03600 isoform X2 yields the protein MKIVSILVLFFVTFNAARVDSRPNPDDRLRHLFVFGDSFGDNGNTRQPLVDVVLGTDKVNQDTRQWFFPYGSFTDGREHPTGRFSNYMVQSDLVANIMGLAVAPPAYKLTKKNTWDKSGMTFAVGGTNVFQAPTSNKAVPTLRDQVDRLESLIVDGTISRKHVQHSVALIAISGNDYVLVGDAGGMNIGIGAFVKNVSTEIVSNVQRLQEMGVAKVLVNNIPPIGCAPSQTMPSGFARCDRGGNNYASVQNRDLKRQLRAMDDVHIIDLHTAFTNIVEGENTEVSSFFDERLAPCCKSTDPSGYCGQMGDSDSDFRYTLCKNADKYFYWDEMNPTQAGWEIVMEQLEDPIKKFLELN
- the LOC100843838 gene encoding GDSL esterase/lipase At5g03600 isoform X3, which gives rise to MVLSVWLLHRWARAPHRPLLQLHANIMGLAVAPPAYKLTKKNTWDKSGMTFAVGGTNVFQAPTSNKAVPTLRDQVDRLESLIVDGTISRKHVQHSVALIAISGNDYVLVGDAGGMNIGIGAFVKNVSTEIVSNVQRLQEMGVAKVLVNNIPPIGCAPSQTMPSGFARCDRGGNNYASVQNRDLKRQLRAMDDVHIIDLHTAFTNIVEGENTEVSSFFDERLAPCCKSTDPSGYCGQMGDSDSDFRYTLCKNADKYFYWDEMNPTQAGWEIVMEQLEDPIKKFLELN